A region from the Pelobates fuscus isolate aPelFus1 chromosome 1, aPelFus1.pri, whole genome shotgun sequence genome encodes:
- the CWC15 gene encoding spliceosome-associated protein CWC15 homolog, whose product MTTAARPTFEPARGGRGKGEGDLSQLSKQYSSRDLPSHTKIKYRQTTQDAPEEVRSRDFRRELEERERVTVREKNRDRTARSEHTSSISKKPRLDQIPAANLDADDPLTDEEEDEDSDEDSDDDTAALLAELEKIKKERAEEQARKELEQKAEEERIRMENILSGNPLLNLTGPVQVQASFKVKRRWDDDVVFKNCAKGVDEMKKDKRFVNDTLRSEFHKKFMEKYIK is encoded by the exons ATGACAACCGCGGCCAGGCCAACATTTGAGCCCGCAAGAGGAGGTAGGGGAAAAGGTGAAGGGGATTTAAGTCAGCTCTCTAAACAGTACTCTAGTAGAGATCTTCCTTCTCATACAAAGATCAAATACAG ACAAACTACACAGGATGCCCCCGAGGAAGTCAGAAGCCGTGACTTCAGAAGGGAATTGGAGGAGAGGGAGCGTGTTACTGTAAGAGAGAAGAACAGAGACCGAACAGCGAGGAGCG AACATACCTCTTCTATATCCAAGAAACCTCGTCTGGACCAGATTCCAGCTGCAAACCTTGATGCAGACGACCCTCTCACAGAT GAGGAGGAAGATGAGGACTCCGATGAAGATAGTGATGATGACACTGCTGCTCTCCTGGCGGAGCTGGAAAAAATCAAAAAGGAACGTGCAGAAGAGCAAGCCCGGAAG GAACTGGAGCAAAAAGCTGAAGAAGAACGTATTAGAATGGAGAACATTCTGAGTGGGAACCCTCTGCTGAACCTCACAGGCCCTGTACAGGTGCAAGCAAGTTTTAAAGTAAAACGGAG GTGGGATGATGACGTTGTATTTAAGAACTGTGCCAAGGGCGTTGATGAAATGAAAAAGGACAAGCGCTTTGTAAATGACACCCTACGCTCTGAATTCCACAAGAAATTCATGGAAAAATATATCAAGTAG